CGTTGAAATAGCTCAGGTAATGGGGATGCAGCCAGAGGGTGATGGCGAGGAGCCAGAGAGAACCGAGCCAAAGAAGATATTTCGGATTCCCGATTGCAGATCGCGGATTTTGGCGTGGGATGTGGGCCAGGCCGCTGATGAGGCTGAGCAGAAAGGGCAGCATGGGCAGCAGGTGGCGGTAGCCGATATTCAGGCCGCTTTGCAGGCTGAAGAGGAAGTAGAGCAGCGGCGGGACCAGGAAGAATACGGCCGTTCGCCTCGTCTGCCTCTCTTTTACCAGAATCACGGCCGCCAGCGGCAGCAGCAGCAAAATCGGCAGGGGCGTTTTCACCAGAAAGGCCACCGGGAAATAGGCCAGAAAACCCTCGGTGGAAAACTGTCCCAGCAAAAAGGCGGCCCGTCCGCCGCTGCCCAATCCGGCAATCTGTCCGATGCCCGCCCAAAAGGTGGGCATCGGACCGACCCATTGATTGAATGATTGCAGCGGCGCGGAGTTAAACCGGAACGGCCCAAATTCAAAGCCAAAAATCACCCACACCACCAGCACCGACGCCAATCCGGCGCTGAGAAATTGCCCCAACCGGCGCAGCGCCGCCCGCCACCCCTGGGCCGGATAGAGTGGCAAAACGGCCGTCACCGCCAAAATCGGCACAAACACCAATGTAGACAGCTTGCTGCCAAACGCCAACCCCAGGCCGAAGGAAGCTAATAGCCAATTGACCATTGACAATTTCTTCCCATGCCACAGCCGCCAGAGCAGGTAGGCTGCCAGAAACAGAAACGCCGTGCCGCCTAAATCGGTGGTGGTGTAACGGCCGTGCGCCAGCAAATTCGGCTCGAACAGTAAAAAGAAAAAGGCCAAGGGGGCCGACAGCCGTCCCCAGGCCTCCCGGGCAAAATGAAAGCCCACCAGCGCCAACCCCAACGTCAGGAAAACGATGGGCAGCCGCGCCAGAAAGATCATCAGCGTCACGTCATTGCCGAAATGCCACATCATCTGCTCGGCAAAGACATACCAATACACGTCTGGCGGACTAAGCTCGGTCCAACTGGGGTCGTCCAGCGGCAGCTTCACGTCTGGCAG
This genomic stretch from Candidatus Leptovillus gracilis harbors:
- a CDS encoding phospholipid carrier-dependent glycosyltransferase, whose product is MARWRNIPASWLLTPLVLLFFWLAVGSLVGDSPTMDEQNHLARGLAFLRTGDPRLSLEHPPLVNALSALPVALLLPDVKLPLDDPSWTELSPPDVYWYVFAEQMMWHFGNDVTLMIFLARLPIVFLTLGLALVGFHFAREAWGRLSAPLAFFFLLFEPNLLAHGRYTTTDLGGTAFLFLAAYLLWRLWHGKKLSMVNWLLASFGLGLAFGSKLSTLVFVPILAVTAVLPLYPAQGWRAALRRLGQFLSAGLASVLVVWVIFGFEFGPFRFNSAPLQSFNQWVGPMPTFWAGIGQIAGLGSGGRAAFLLGQFSTEGFLAYFPVAFLVKTPLPILLLLPLAAVILVKERQTRRTAVFFLVPPLLYFLFSLQSGLNIGYRHLLPMLPFLLSLISGLAHIPRQNPRSAIGNPKYLLWLGSLWLLAITLWLHPHYLSYFNALAGGPANGARILVDSNIDWGQDLLRLQQWMADNDVEQVELGWFGTANPAYYGLSYEPLPGFPRPEFYGLWTNPPFDPAAPGPGVYAISASSLWESHWGEKTVYPWFRQRQPDGRVGYSILIYDLR